From Lolium perenne isolate Kyuss_39 chromosome 5, Kyuss_2.0, whole genome shotgun sequence, a single genomic window includes:
- the LOC127303949 gene encoding uncharacterized protein — protein MKGVTLPQSEKHRLFTAAQSSWRKDVECAFGVLKARFNILAVPGRSYSRRTLGLIMRACVILHNMIIDDERGTNLDNIYETVDSNVGPAIHNHAPPSLAARIQMDNEIRKSPMYTQLQHDLIEHVWANA, from the coding sequence ATGAAAGGTGTTACTCTTCCACAAAGTGAAAAGCATCGACTGTTCACTGCTGCTCAATCATCTTGGCGCAAAGATGTCGAGTGTGCCTTTGGAGTGCTGAAGGCTAGGTTCAACATTCTAGCAGTTCCGGGACGCTCCTACTCGAGGCGTACTCTTGGGTtgatcatgcgtgcatgtgtcattctgcacaacatgatcatcgacgatGAGCGTGGTACAAATTTGGACAACATCTATGAGACAGTTGATTCCAATGTCGGCCCTGCAATACACAACCATGCACCACCAAGCCTAGCAGCCAGGATTCAGATGGACAATGAAATCAGGAAGTCACCGATGTATACACAGCTCCAGCATGATTTGATTGAGCATGTGTGGGCTAATGCCtag